A region of Mustela lutreola isolate mMusLut2 chromosome 17, mMusLut2.pri, whole genome shotgun sequence DNA encodes the following proteins:
- the TAOK2 gene encoding serine/threonine-protein kinase TAO2 isoform X4 — MAPANSFVGTPYWMAPEVILAMDEGQYDGKVDVWSLGITCIELAERKPPLFNMNAMSALYHIAQNESPVLQSGHWSEYFRNFVDSCLQKIPQDRPTSEVLLKHRFVLRERPPTVIMDLIQRTKDAVRELDNLQYRKMKKILFQEAPNGPGAEAPEEEEPAPCPQEAEPYMHRAGTLTSLESSHSVPSMSISASSQSSSVNSLADASDNEEEEEEEEEEEEEEEDGPEARELAMMQEGEHTVTSHGSVIQRLPVRALPSGSDNLYDDPYQPEMTPSPLQPPAAPAPASATSSARRRAYCRNRDHFATIRTASLVSRQIQEHEQDSALREQLSGYKRMRRQHQKQLLALESRLRGEREEHSARLQRELEAQRAGFGAEAEKLSRRHQAIGEKEARAAQAEERKFQQHILGQQKKELAALLEAQKRTYKLRKEQLKEELQENPSTPKREKAEWLLRQKEQLQQCQAEEEAGLLRRQRQYFELQCRQYKRKMLLARHSLDQDLLREDLNKKQTQKDLECALLLRQHEATRELELRQLQAVQRTRAELTRLQHQTELGNQLEYNKRREQELRQKHAAQVRQQPKSLKVRAGQRPPGLPLPTPGALGPPSTGTPREEQPCSSGQEAVLNQRILGEEEEAVPERRILGKEGATLEPEEQRMLGEESGISSPGPQKHRSLVDEEVWGLPEEELEELRVPSVAPQERSIVGQEAAGEWRLWGQQGGSLLDEEFEFGWIPGPALTPVPEEEEEEEEGAPVRTLRDPGDGCPSPDIPPEPPPTHLRHSPANQLPGLLSHGLLAGLSFAVGSSSGLLPLLLLLLLPLLAAQGGGGLQASLLALEVGLVGLGASYLLLCTALHLPPSLFLLLAQGTALGAVLGLSWRRGLMGVPLGLGASWLLAWPGLALPLAALAAGGKWVRQQGPRMRRGISRLWLRALLRLSPMAFRALQGCGAVGDRGLFALYPKTNKDGFRSRLPVPGPRRGNSRAARHPLALLARFWTLCKGWNWRLARASQGLASHLPPWAIHTLASWGLLRGERPSRIPRLLPRSQRRPGPPASRQPAPGTLTGRRSRTRQSRALPPWR; from the exons ATGGCACCCGCCAACTCCTTTGTGGGCACCCCGTACTG GATGGCTCCGGAGGTGATCCTGGCAATGGACGAGGGGCAGTATGATGGCAAGGTGGATGTCTGGTCCTTGGGGATAACGTGCATCGAGCTGG CGGAACGGAAACCACCGCTGTTCAACATGAATGCGATGAGTGCCTTATACCACATTGCACAGAATGAGTCCCCCGTGCTCCAGTCAGGACACTG GTCTGAGTACTTCCGGAATTTTGTTGACTCCTGTCTTCAGAAGATCCCTCAAGACAGACCAACCTCAGAGGTTCTTCTGAAG CACCGCTTTGTGCTCCGGGAACGGCCACCCACGGTCATCATGGACCTAATCCAGAGAACTAAGGATGCTGTGCGGGAGCTAGACAACCTGCAGTACCGTAAGATGAAGAAGATACTGTTCCAAGAGGCACCCAATGGCCCTGGTGCTGAGgccccagaggaggaggag CCTGCGCCCTGTCCGCAGGAGGCCGAGCCCTACATGCACCGGGCTGGGACGCTGACCAGTCTAGAGAGTAGCCACTCAGTGCCCAGCATGTCCATCAGCGCCTCCAGCCAGAGCAGTTCGGTCAACAGCCTAGCGGATGCTTCAGAcaacgaggaggaggaggaggaggaggaggaagaggaagaggaggaggaagacgggCCCGAAGCCCGAGAGCTGGCCATGATGCAGGAGGGGGAGCACACGGTCACCTCCCACGGTTCCGTCATCCAGCGACTGCCGGTGCGCGCCTTGCCCTCC GGTTCTGACAACCTGTATGATGACCCCTACCAGCCAGAGATGACCCCCAGCCCTCTGCAGCCGCCGGCCGCCCCGGCTCCCGCCTCTGCCACCTCTTCTGCCCGCCGCCGGGCCTACTGCCGCAACCGGGACCACTTTGCCACCATCCGTACTGCCTCCCTG gtcAGCCGCCAGATCCAGGAGCACGAGCAGGACTCGGCGCTGCGGGAGCAGCTGAGCGGCTATAAGCGGATGCGACGACAGCACCAGAAACAGCTGCTGGCCCTGGAGTCGAGGCTGCGGGGTGAACGGGAGGAGCATAGCGCGAGGCTGCAGCGGGAGCTCGAGGCCCAGCGCGCTGGCTTTGGGGCTGAGGCAGAAAAGCTGTCCCGGCGGCACCAGGCCATCGGTGAGAAGGAGGCCCGAGCAGCCCAGGCCGAGGAGCGTAAGTTCCAGCAGCACATCCTCGGGCAGCAGAAGAAGGAGCTGGCCGCCCTGCTGGAGGCTCAGAAGCGAACATACAAACTGCGGAAGGAGCAGCTGAAGGAG GAGCTCCAGGAGAACCCCAGCACCCCCAAGCGGGAGAAGGCCGAGTGGCTTCTGCGGCAGAAGGAGCAGCTCCAGCAGTGCCAggcggaggaggaggcagggctgCTGCGGCGGCAGCGCCAGTACTTTGAGCTTCAGTGTCGCCAGTATAAGCGCAAGATGCTTCTGGCGCGTCACAGCCTGGACCAGGACCTGCTGCGCGAG GATTTGAACAAGAAGCAGACCCAGAAGGACTTGGAGTGTGCACTGCTGCTGCGGCAGCACGAGGCCACGCGGGAGCTGGAGCTACGGCAGCTCCAGGCCGTCCAGCGCACACGGGCCGAGCTCACCCGCCTGCAGCACCAGACGGAGCTGGGTAACCAGCTGGAGTACAACAAGCGGCGTGAGCAGGAGTTGCGGCAGAAGCACGCGGCCCAGGTTCGCCAGCAGCCCAAGAGCCTCAAAGTACGTGCAGGCCAGCGTCCCCCGGGCCTCCCGCTCCCCACTCCTGGGGCTCTGGGACCACCCAGCACAGGCACCCCTAGAGAAGAGCAGCCCTGCTCATCTGGCCAGGAGGCAGTACTGAACCAAAGAAttctgggagaggaggaggaagcagttccAGAGAGAAGGATTCTGGGAAAGGAAGGGGCCACCTTGGAGCCAGAGGAACAGAGGATGTTGGGGGAAGAATCAGGAATCTCTAGTCCCGGTCCACAGAAACATAGGAGTTTGGTTGATGAGGAAGTTTGGGGTCTGCCTGAGGAGGAGCTAGAAGAACTTAGAGTCCCGTCCGTGGCCCCCCAGGAGAGGAGCATCGTAGGCCAGGAGGCAGCTGGGGAGTGGAGGTTATGGGGCCAGCAGGGCGGGAGCCTGCTGGATGAGGAGTTTGAGtttggctggatcccaggcccagCACTAACCCCAGtccccgaggaggaggaggaggaggaggagggagctccGGTTAGGACCCTGAGGGATCCTGGAGATGGCTGTCCCTCACCAGACATCCCCCCTGAACCCCCTCCAACACATCTGAGGCACAGCCCTGCTAACCAGCTCCCTGGACTTCTGTCCCACGGTCTCCtggcaggcctgtcctttgcAGTGGGGTCCTCCTCTGGCCTCCTGCCCCTACTACTTCTGCTGCTACTCCCACTGCTGGCAGCGCAGGGCGGGGGTGGCCTGCAGGCATCGCTGCTGGCCCTTGAGGTGGGGCTGGTGGGCCTGGGGGCCTCCTACCTACTTCTTTGTACAGCTCTGCACCTGCCCCCCAGTCTGTTCCTACTCCTGGCCCAGGGCACCGCACTGGGGGCCGTCCTGGGTCTGAGTTGGCGCCGTGGCCTTATGGGTGTCCCTCTGGGCCTTGGGGCCTCCTGGCTCCTAGCCTGGCCAGGTCTGGCTCTACCTCTGGCAGCTCTTGCAGCTGGGGGCAAATGGGTGCGGCAGCAGGGCCCCCGGATGCGCCGGGGTATCTCTCGACTCTGGTTACGGGCCCTGCTGCGCCTGTCGCCCATGGCCTTTCGTGCCCTGCAGGGCTGTGGGGCTGTGGGGGACCGGGGCCTGTTTGCACTGTACCCTAAAACCAACAAGGATGGCTTCCGCAGCCGTTTGCCTGTCCCTGGGCCCCGGCGGGGTAATTCCCGCGCCGCCCGACACCCACTAGCCCTGTTGGCAAGGTTTTGGACCCTGTGCAAGGGCTGGAACTGGCGCCTGGCACGGGCCAGCCAGGGGTTAGCCTCGCACTTGCCCCCCTGGGCCATCCACACCCTGGCCAGCTGGGGCCTGCTCCGGGGCGAGAGGCCCAGCCGTATCCCCCGGCTGCTGCCGCGCAGTCAGCGCCGGCCAGGGCCTCCTGCTTCTCGCCAGCCAGCACCTGGGACTCTAACTGGGCGGCGATCCCGAACCCGCCAGTCCCGGGCCCTGCCTCCCTGGAGGTAA